In Aedes albopictus strain Foshan chromosome 3, AalbF5, whole genome shotgun sequence, the following are encoded in one genomic region:
- the LOC115254465 gene encoding eukaryotic translation initiation factor 2A codes for MANGISPALAIRSSTGVEVWKSDAFRAPYVPDSGFARDESKLCRAIVYSPNGRFLAWANGTTVQICTVPDWKVVHKLPRPKAFYLKFSPGSTYLMTWEPYTENPKDEVKEKPNLFLYDVASGKEVYSIIQKRHADWQMHWAADESLAAVLVGGEVLFYEVKPKADFPTKPTKRLGGARNGGVSVSPGPSPPYVAFYVPGTKGAPSMCRLFRYPNLEANQPIASKSFFQADKVEMLWNQKGTGVLLLTSTDVDQTGQSYYGKQALHFMTVKGDSFAVQLNTEGSLHAVAWSPRSTEFCVVYGFMPAKATLYNLKCDVVFEFGTGNRNSIYYNEFGNLLVFGGFGNLTGYVEVWDLNKKKQIAELKAPDTTLLEWSPVGDVFLTATTAPRLRMSNGFKIWHHTGALLHETHWPEKQELLEVVWQKYASGVLKENTVSNEKIEGIASKTPQASKQKYVPPGMRNSISAGSGETASSAASARAPIPGLPPGYRSSVQQAKDKKQKNKNKPKANDGTAGQANQNNKTANGTQNNRAASAGNGASTGTNQEKKSRPKTAPNPNPNPAQEENGSPPAAPKPAATQKGSGDPEKDKKIKSINKKLKDIKLLKEKNERGEKLEQTQIIKMNSEAELIKELKALKTS; via the exons ATGGCAAACGGAATATCTCCTGCTTTGGCTA TTCGCTCCTCCACCGGAGTGGAAGTATGGAAGTCGGACGCTTTCAGAGCTCCGTATGTTCCGGACTCCGGATTTGCTCGAGATGAGAGCAAATTGTGTCGTGCTATTGTTTATAGCCCTAATGGTCGATTTCTGGCGTGGGCAAACGGGACCACGGTGCAGATCTGCACGGTTCCCGACTGGAAGGTGGTGCACAAGCTTCCGCGACCGAAAGCATTCTACCTCAAATTTTCACCAGGTAGCACGTACCTGATGACGTGGGAACCCTACACGGAGAACCCGAAGGACGAGGTTAAGGAAAAGCCCAATCTGTTTCTGTACGATGTGGCCAGCGGGAAGGAGGTGTACTCCATCATCCAGAAGCGCCATGCCGATTGGCAGATGCATTGGGCTGCTGACGAGAGCCTGGCTGCCGTGCTGGTCGGCGGAGAAGTTCTGTTCTACGAGGTAAAGCCAAAGGCGGACTTTCCGACGAAGCCTACGAAGCGTTTGGGAGGGGCGAGGAATGGTGGCGTGTCGGTGTCCCCCGGTCCAAGCCCACCGTACGTGGCGTTCTATGTGCCGGGCACCAAGGGAGCGCCGTCGATGTGTCGCCTTTTCCGCTATCCTAACCTTGAGGCGAACCAACCGATTgcatccaagagtttcttccag GCCGACAAGGTGGAAATGCTGTGGAATCAAAAAGGAACCGGTGTGCTGCTGTTGACCAGCACCGACGTCGATCAGACCGGTCAGTCCTACTACGGCAAGCAGGCACTTCACTTCATGACCGTAAAGGGCGACTCGTTTGCCGTTCAACTCAACACTGAAGGATCGTTACATGCCGTGGCCTGGAGCCCTCGGTCAACTGAATTTTGCGTTGTGTACGGATTCATGCCGGCCAAGGCGACGTTGTACAACTTGAAGTGTGACGTCGTCTTCGAGTTTGGAACCGGAAACAGAAACTCCATCTATTACAACGAGTTTGGAAATTTGCTGGTATTTGGTGGCTTCGGAAATTTGACCGGTTACGTCGAAGTCTGGGACCTCAACAAAAAGAAGCAGATCGCTGAACTCAAGGCTCCGGATACAACACTGCTGGAATGGAGTCCAGTTGGAGATGTGTTCCTGACGGCGACAACTGCTCCGAGGTTGAGAATGTCCAACGGTTTCAAAATCTGGCACCACACCGGTGCTCTTCTGCATGAGACTCATTGGCCAGAAAAGCAGGAACTGCTGGAAGTTGTCTGGCAGAAATATGCCTCGGGTGTTCTGAAAGAGAACACGGTGTCCAATGAAAAAATCGAAGGAATTGCATCGAAAACTCCTCAGGCTAGCAAGCAGAAGTACGTTCCGCCAGGAATGCGGAACAGCATAAGCGCCGGAAGTGGAGAAACGGCTAGCAGTGCTGCCTCTGCTCGGGCCCCGATCCCGGGTCTTCCGCCTGGTTATCGCTCAAGCGTACAACAAGCCAAGGACAAAAAGCAGAAAAACAAGAACAAACCGAAAGCGAACGACGGAACTGCCGGTCAAGCAAACCAGAACAACAAAACCGCCAACGGAACGCAAAACAACCGGGCCGCATCCGCCGGAAACGGAGCTTCCACCGGAACAAATCAAGAGAAAAAATCCCGCCCAAAAACGGCTCCCAATCCGAAtcccaatcctgctcaggaagaGAATGGAAGCCCACCGGCAGCACCAAAACCGGCGGCAACCCAGAAGGGAAGCGGTGATCCAGAAAAGGACAAAAAGATCAAGAGCATCAACAAAAAACTCAAGGACatcaaactcctgaaggaaaagaACGAACGCGGAGAAAAACTGGAGCAGACTCAGATCATCAAGATGAACTCGGaagcggaactcatcaaggaaCTGAAAGCTTTGAAAACGTCGtaa